From one Oceanimonas doudoroffii genomic stretch:
- the ccoN gene encoding cytochrome-c oxidase, cbb3-type subunit I, whose protein sequence is MSQTNNQPNYNYTVVRQFTVMTVIWGVVGMSLGVLIAAQLIWPALNFETPWLTYSRLRPLHTNAVIFAFGVSALMATSFYVVQRTCQVRLFGGPLASFVFWGWQAIIVSAIITLPMGYTSSKEYAELEWPIDIAIAVVWVSYAIVFFGTMYKRVTSHIYVANWFYGGFILTVAVLHIVNSLAIPVSGMKSYSVYSGAADAMIQWWYGHNAVGFLLTAGFLGMMYYFVPKQAGRPVYSYRLSIVHFWALITLYIWAGPHHLHYTALPDWAQSLGMVMSLILFVPSWGGMINGIMTLSGAWHKLRYDPVLRFLIVSLSFYGMSTFEGPMMAIKTVNALSHYTDWTVGHVHSGALGWVAMISIGSVYHLIPNLFGQQRMYSLTLINTHFWLATIGTVLYIVAMWISGVMQGLMWRAVNEDGTLTYSFVEGLQASYPFYFVRFLGGVFFVTGMLLMLYNTYRTIKAPKGSLQAIAQPA, encoded by the coding sequence ATGAGTCAAACTAATAATCAACCAAACTACAACTACACCGTAGTTCGTCAGTTTACGGTCATGACCGTGATCTGGGGCGTTGTAGGTATGTCGTTGGGTGTGCTGATCGCAGCACAGCTGATCTGGCCTGCCCTCAACTTCGAAACACCCTGGCTGACCTACAGCCGCCTGCGTCCGTTGCACACCAACGCGGTAATTTTTGCCTTTGGTGTCAGCGCGCTGATGGCAACGTCCTTTTACGTGGTGCAACGCACCTGTCAGGTTCGCCTGTTCGGTGGTCCGCTGGCCTCCTTTGTATTCTGGGGCTGGCAGGCAATCATCGTCTCGGCGATCATCACCCTGCCCATGGGCTACACCTCGAGCAAGGAATACGCCGAGCTGGAGTGGCCGATCGACATCGCCATTGCCGTGGTGTGGGTGTCTTATGCCATCGTCTTCTTTGGCACCATGTACAAGCGCGTGACCTCCCACATCTATGTGGCCAACTGGTTCTACGGCGGCTTCATTCTGACCGTGGCGGTGCTGCACATCGTTAACAGCCTGGCCATTCCGGTCAGCGGCATGAAGTCCTACTCGGTGTACTCCGGTGCGGCCGACGCCATGATCCAGTGGTGGTACGGTCACAACGCCGTGGGCTTCCTGCTGACCGCCGGCTTCCTGGGCATGATGTATTACTTTGTACCCAAGCAGGCCGGTCGTCCGGTTTACTCTTATCGTCTGTCCATCGTGCACTTCTGGGCGCTGATCACCCTGTATATCTGGGCTGGCCCGCACCACCTGCACTACACCGCCCTGCCCGACTGGGCCCAGTCTCTGGGCATGGTCATGTCCCTGATCCTGTTCGTACCGTCCTGGGGTGGCATGATCAACGGCATCATGACCCTGTCCGGCGCCTGGCACAAACTGCGTTACGATCCCGTTTTGCGCTTCCTGATCGTGTCCCTGTCGTTCTACGGCATGTCCACCTTTGAAGGCCCGATGATGGCGATCAAGACCGTAAACGCCCTGTCCCACTACACCGACTGGACCGTGGGTCACGTGCACTCCGGTGCCCTGGGCTGGGTGGCCATGATCTCCATCGGCTCCGTTTACCACCTGATCCCCAACCTGTTCGGTCAGCAGCGTATGTACAGCCTGACGCTGATCAACACCCACTTCTGGCTCGCCACCATCGGTACCGTGCTGTACATCGTGGCCATGTGGATCAGTGGTGTGATGCAGGGCCTGATGTGGCGTGCGGTGAACGAAGACGGCACCCTGACCTACAGCTTTGTTGAAGGTCTGCAGGCGTCCTACCCGTTCTACTTTGTACGTTTCCTGGGCGGCGTCTTCTTTGTCACCGGCATGCTGCTGATGCTGTACAACACCTACCGTA